The following proteins come from a genomic window of Salinivibrio kushneri:
- a CDS encoding HpcH/HpaI aldolase family protein, with product MRRNRLLERFSAKETMVNSWISIPSSYCAEVIAHTGVDSVTVDMQHGMIGFSDLVHIFQAVSTSDAMPLVRVPSCESSTVMKVLDAGAYGIICPSVDTPEICRELVSACRYPPIGTRSFGPTRGLTYGGADYIHHADDEIMILAMIESQQSIDNLNEILDTPGLTGIYIGPNDLAYSLGDKPGSDSERVEQAILHILQQAKCRGLFTGIFCSGLENAQKRKRQGFDLVTPGNDAGALRSAYQNFVANISNTSNNKSSGVGGY from the coding sequence ATGAGACGAAACAGATTATTAGAGCGCTTTTCAGCAAAAGAAACCATGGTTAATAGCTGGATTTCAATTCCGAGTAGTTATTGTGCCGAAGTCATCGCTCACACCGGAGTGGATAGTGTCACTGTAGATATGCAGCATGGTATGATCGGCTTTTCTGATCTTGTGCATATCTTTCAGGCAGTATCCACTTCTGACGCGATGCCGTTGGTACGCGTTCCTTCTTGCGAAAGTAGCACAGTGATGAAAGTATTAGATGCTGGAGCCTACGGGATTATTTGCCCCAGTGTAGACACTCCCGAAATTTGTCGAGAGTTAGTGTCTGCTTGCCGATATCCTCCGATTGGGACCCGCTCATTTGGGCCAACAAGAGGACTGACATATGGCGGCGCAGATTATATCCATCATGCCGACGATGAGATAATGATACTAGCGATGATAGAGTCGCAACAATCAATTGATAATCTTAATGAAATCCTAGACACGCCTGGACTCACTGGCATCTACATTGGCCCCAACGACTTAGCCTATAGCTTAGGTGATAAGCCTGGGTCAGATAGCGAGAGAGTAGAGCAGGCTATCTTGCATATCCTGCAGCAAGCTAAATGTCGTGGCTTATTCACAGGGATTTTTTGCTCAGGACTTGAAAATGCACAAAAAAGAAAACGCCAAGGATTCGATCTAGTTACGCCTGGTAACGATGCCGGTGCATTGCGCAGTGCATATCAAAACTTTGTGGCTAATATATCAAATACGAGCAATAACAAAAGTAGTGGTGTAGGAGGGTACTGA
- a CDS encoding alpha/beta fold hydrolase: MGRPIVFLAGTMCNERVWESVISKLDSTNPVICKYLGSYPNWQQEIECLLEDLPDKFNLVGFSLGGIASLAILSLLPERIEQLVLVSSTALSDPEASQSQRRALLKKAENSGDMTELAMMQVSDIDKKNIGSEGRQLLLDMAGYLSVEQYACQTELACTRQDTRTALSESGIPTHLVFGSEDNACGEDKQMLIKEVCSTAETYKVAGAGHWLPVSHPETVARIISRIVDE; encoded by the coding sequence ATGGGGCGTCCAATTGTATTCCTAGCGGGGACAATGTGTAATGAGCGGGTGTGGGAATCAGTTATATCGAAACTAGACTCAACCAATCCCGTTATATGTAAATATCTAGGTTCTTATCCAAACTGGCAACAAGAGATAGAGTGCCTATTAGAAGATTTACCGGACAAATTTAATCTGGTTGGGTTCTCTCTTGGTGGTATTGCCTCGCTGGCAATATTAAGCCTGCTTCCCGAGCGTATTGAACAGCTGGTTCTGGTGTCATCAACAGCGCTATCGGATCCTGAAGCATCACAGAGTCAGCGTCGAGCGTTATTGAAAAAAGCAGAGAATAGTGGCGATATGACTGAACTTGCAATGATGCAAGTGTCTGATATCGATAAGAAGAATATTGGTAGTGAAGGTCGCCAGTTACTGCTAGATATGGCTGGTTACCTGTCTGTTGAGCAATACGCTTGCCAAACCGAGCTTGCTTGTACACGCCAAGATACACGTACAGCACTTTCCGAAAGTGGTATACCGACGCATCTGGTTTTTGGTAGTGAGGATAATGCCTGTGGGGAAGACAAGCAAATGCTTATTAAAGAAGTATGTAGTACTGCAGAAACTTATAAAGTAGCGGGGGCAGGCCATTGGTTGCCAGTGTCACATCCTGAAACAGTGGCAAGGATTATTAGCCGTATAGTTGATGAGTAA
- a CDS encoding aldolase gives MTSSDNTLKQEFIYFCESLFTRGYAVGGAGNISLRLSNGDILTTPTGSSLGRLEIDQLSVVTIDGEHLSGDRPSKEIEFHLAIYRKKPACGAIVHLHCTALTAVSCLKNLDYSNALQAVTPYYIMRVGQLPVVPYYKPGDPRIAEELAALAPNNDAFLLANHGPVVCGKSIADAVDNAEELEESAKLAMMLTGHDVRYLTDAEQEELHKMRK, from the coding sequence ATGACGAGTAGTGACAACACCCTAAAACAAGAATTTATATATTTTTGTGAGTCCTTGTTTACCCGAGGGTACGCGGTAGGTGGTGCTGGTAATATATCACTCCGCTTATCGAACGGTGATATCTTGACAACGCCAACTGGTTCGTCGCTAGGACGCCTCGAGATAGACCAACTATCAGTAGTGACGATTGATGGAGAGCACTTAAGTGGCGATCGGCCTTCCAAAGAGATCGAGTTTCATCTGGCTATTTATCGGAAAAAGCCCGCATGTGGCGCGATTGTACATTTGCACTGCACTGCACTCACCGCCGTGTCGTGCTTAAAAAATCTTGATTACTCGAACGCGTTGCAGGCAGTTACGCCTTACTACATCATGCGAGTGGGGCAGCTTCCAGTTGTTCCATATTATAAACCAGGTGACCCGCGTATCGCTGAAGAGCTTGCTGCGTTAGCCCCGAATAACGATGCATTTTTGCTGGCGAATCATGGCCCCGTTGTATGTGGAAAGTCCATCGCTGATGCAGTCGACAATGCAGAGGAACTGGAGGAAAGTGCTAAACTGGCAATGATGTTAACAGGCCATGATGTCCGCTATTTAACTGATGCAGAGCAAGAAGAATTACATAAGATGAGAAAATAA
- the otnI gene encoding 2-oxo-tetronate isomerase, with protein sequence MPTFSANISMLFQEYPFQARFEKARSAGFDFVECMFPYQETKASLEKRLDENQLSMAMFNAPPGIWEMGERGLAAIEQYRNRFKESIFEALEYANQLKCKKIHVMAGSIEQSNDLCFSDQVFIENIRYAADQFAPYGICVLIEPLNRRDNPNYYLSDFHRAVGLIDKIQRNNVKLQFDFYHAQIIHGDVSTLFERYFSYVGHIQIAGIPERGEPSFGELNYNYVFKLIDQKDYQGEVGCEYRPATTTEAGLGWLTNQQKIS encoded by the coding sequence ATGCCAACTTTTTCTGCGAATATATCGATGTTGTTTCAAGAGTATCCGTTTCAGGCTCGTTTTGAAAAAGCGAGGTCGGCTGGTTTTGACTTTGTGGAATGCATGTTTCCATACCAAGAGACTAAAGCTTCATTGGAAAAGCGGCTAGATGAAAATCAATTGAGTATGGCTATGTTCAATGCTCCTCCGGGGATTTGGGAGATGGGAGAACGAGGCCTGGCTGCGATAGAGCAATATAGAAACCGGTTTAAAGAGAGTATTTTTGAAGCACTTGAATACGCGAATCAACTTAAGTGTAAGAAAATTCATGTAATGGCAGGTAGTATCGAACAAAGTAATGATCTTTGTTTTAGTGACCAAGTCTTTATTGAAAACATTCGCTATGCTGCAGACCAGTTTGCACCTTATGGTATATGTGTGCTTATTGAACCGTTAAATAGGCGAGACAATCCAAACTATTACTTGTCTGACTTTCATAGGGCTGTGGGACTGATTGATAAAATCCAGCGTAACAATGTAAAGCTACAATTTGACTTTTATCATGCTCAGATTATCCATGGTGATGTAAGCACTTTATTCGAACGCTATTTTAGCTATGTTGGCCACATCCAAATCGCTGGAATTCCCGAACGAGGTGAACCAAGTTTTGGTGAGCTAAACTATAACTATGTTTTTAAGCTAATCGACCAAAAAGACTATCAAGGTGAGGTCGGTTGTGAATATCGACCAGCCACTACAACGGAAGCAGGACTTGGCTGGCTAACTAATCAACAAAAAATTTCATGA
- a CDS encoding EAL domain-containing protein has translation MDLGHTLGMTVVAEWIETENQRKILQELGCDIGQGYLVAAAMPESEARSWNWR, from the coding sequence ATTGATTTAGGGCATACACTTGGTATGACAGTGGTCGCTGAATGGATTGAAACCGAAAACCAGAGAAAAATACTGCAAGAATTGGGTTGTGATATTGGGCAAGGTTATCTAGTTGCAGCCGCCATGCCAGAGAGTGAGGCTCGAAGCTGGAATTGGCGATGA